The following coding sequences are from one Nicotiana tabacum cultivar K326 chromosome 1, ASM71507v2, whole genome shotgun sequence window:
- the LOC107794617 gene encoding glutaredoxin-C9 has protein sequence MQRSIPYRNWLPSTTTTTTGGSSSTTSSGGSTLFESYSGESNETYSNSKRNQDKNSGISTGVAKLVSENAIIVIATRGCCMCYVIKNLLLGLGVNPTIFEVNKEDEEDVMKELSRIVGGDEQNGGGIRQFPVVFVGGKLFGGLERVMSTHISGELIPILKEAGALWL, from the exons ATGCAACGATCTATACCATATAGAAATTGGCTGCcgtccaccaccaccaccactacaGGCGGAAGCTCCTCCACCACCTCTAGTGGTGGTTCCACCTTATTTGAGTCATATTCAG GTGAGAGCAACGAAACCTACTCTAATAGCAAGAGAAATCAAGATAAAAACTCAGGCATCAGTACGGGCGTGGCAAAATTAGTATCAGAGAATGCAATAATTGTCATAGCGACACGTGGATGCTGCATGTGCTATGTCATCAAGAATTTGCTACTAGGGTTAGGTGTTAACCCTACGATTTTTGAAGTGAAcaaggaagatgaagaagatgtgATGAAGGAGTTGTCGAGAATTGTGGGTGGCGATGAACAAAACGGCGGCGGAATACGGCAGTTTCCGGTGGTTTTTGTAGGCGGAAAGTTGTTCGGAGGACTAGAAAGAGTGATGTCTACACATATTTCTGGTGAATTAATTCCAATACTTAAAGAAGCTGGAGCTTTATGGCTTTGA